A genomic segment from Dehalococcoidia bacterium encodes:
- a CDS encoding cadherin repeat domain-containing protein, whose protein sequence is MDFEHDTNTDDSYEVEVTATDPVNLTGTTTVTIRVTDVDEDPTISGDDGPVQDENTSTATAVATFTGADDEDDNATLTWSLTGTHRNVFDIDETGATADLTFKSVQNYEALSSSIRNSGYRVTVKMPVTVKVINVEEPGTVTLSHPEARVGISITATLSDDDKPSGISWSWSLSGSTISGATRSNYTATATGTLTAIATYRDGFSATTKTATSSAYTVVPAVSAMGTATNTAPTINVPEATSVPETADVGTTVGSFSATDADGDDTFLFNLTSGSSWFELNRLTGVLTTKVALNHEQRDSYPVTVSATDSSRRTGSGRSVTISVTNVEEDPVIAEGDAILDYPEIKSGSPNTDVVFTYTATDDEDNNANLRWSLSSDAVFELSNATGANTTLSFKSAPDFEDDEFSNPATVRITVTDSASSADWRQASVNVTNVDEPGKVTGLPAQPTEGVLMTVML, encoded by the coding sequence ATGGACTTTGAGCACGACACCAACACAGACGACTCGTACGAGGTAGAAGTTACCGCCACCGATCCTGTAAATCTAACAGGAACAACTACGGTGACTATCAGAGTCACCGACGTGGACGAGGATCCGACGATCTCGGGTGATGATGGACCAGTACAGGATGAGAACACCTCCACTGCAACTGCAGTGGCAACGTTCACGGGTGCCGATGATGAGGATGACAACGCGACCTTGACTTGGTCGCTAACAGGGACCCACAGAAACGTCTTCGATATAGATGAGACCGGCGCTACCGCTGATCTCACATTCAAATCTGTGCAAAACTATGAGGCCCTGTCCTCAAGCATCAGGAATAGTGGGTATAGAGTTACGGTGAAAATGCCTGTGACCGTAAAGGTCATAAACGTGGAGGAGCCCGGAACAGTCACCCTGAGTCATCCCGAAGCAAGGGTTGGAATCTCGATAACGGCGACGCTGTCTGACGATGACAAGCCCTCCGGAATCTCCTGGTCGTGGAGTCTAAGTGGCTCAACCATCAGCGGAGCCACGAGGTCAAACTACACGGCAACGGCCACAGGGACACTGACGGCTATAGCAACGTACAGGGACGGTTTTAGTGCAACCACTAAGACTGCTACTAGTTCAGCGTATACAGTTGTGCCTGCTGTTTCTGCAATGGGGACTGCTACAAATACTGCCCCTACGATCAACGTTCCAGAAGCCACATCTGTGCCTGAGACAGCCGATGTTGGTACTACGGTCGGGAGCTTTTCAGCGACTGATGCCGATGGGGACGATACCTTCCTCTTCAATCTAACAAGTGGCAGCAGTTGGTTCGAACTCAATAGGTTAACAGGTGTTCTAACTACCAAAGTAGCCTTGAACCACGAGCAACGCGATTCTTACCCCGTCACGGTGTCTGCTACCGATTCCTCTCGAAGAACCGGCTCCGGCAGGAGCGTAACCATCTCGGTCACTAACGTAGAAGAGGATCCTGTAATCGCCGAAGGAGACGCAATTCTCGATTATCCAGAGATCAAGAGCGGCAGTCCGAATACGGACGTGGTGTTCACGTACACTGCGACCGACGATGAGGATAACAACGCGAACCTGCGATGGTCGCTGTCGAGTGATGCGGTATTCGAGCTCAGCAACGCCACCGGTGCGAACACCACGCTCAGTTTCAAGTCTGCCCCAGACTTCGAGGACGACGAATTCTCCAACCCAGCCACCGTGAGGATCACAGTCACTGACAGTGCCAGCAGCGCCGATTGGCGACAGGCAAGCGTGAATGTCACCAACGTGGATGAGCCTGGCAAGGTAACCGGGCTGCCCGCGCAGCCAACAGAAGGGGTCCTGATGACAGTAATGCTCGA